Below is a window of Virgibacillus sp. NKC19-3 DNA.
TTTCATCTGTGCTGTTGATTCTTCTACATTCATATTAATTCGCCTTTCCATTTGGGTTCTGTAAATTTAAATGCGTACGTGCATCTGCTGGTGACATAATATCTGAACCAAGGCTTTGCACAATACCTACTGCCTTATCAACCAATTGCTCATTGGTAGCAAGTTGGCCTTTCTTCAAATAAAGATTATCTTCTAAACCGACACGCGCATTACCACCTTGAAGCACAGATTCTGCCACCATCGGCATTTGCATCCGCCCAATTCCAAACGCAGCCCAATTCGCGTTTTCCGGGATACGTGTCCGCATATAGCTCAAGGTTTCGGCATCAGCATCCGCTCCCCACGGGATTCCTAAGCAGAATTGAAAGAGTGGGTCTCCGTCAATAAGACCTTCTGCAGCCAATTGATTGGCAAAACGGATATGCCCGGTGTCAAAGCATTCCAGCTCTGGTTTGACACCACTTTCTTGAATAAGACTGGCTTGTTCACGTAACCAATTGCTCGGGCTTACATACAATTGATCGCCAAAATTCACACTACCACAATCCAATGTGCACATTTCCGGAAGTAGTAATCCGACAGGCTCATGTCTCTCTTTTGGTGTTTGTATATCTGTACCTGCACCACCCGCTGTCGGATCCACATCGCTTGGCACCCAATCACCGCCACCGCCGGCTGTAATATTTATAATAACATCCGTATCTGCCTCCCGGATACGCTCCACTACTTCTTTAAATAGGTTCACGTCATGACTTAATTTTCCTGTTTTTGGATCGCGTACATGCACATGAGCAATCGTTGCACCTGCTCGCGCTGCTTTAATTGCTGCATCTGCAATTTCCTTCGGGGTTATCGGAACATGCGAACTCTTTTCTGTCGTATCTCCCGCACCTGTTACCGCACATGAAATAATCACATTTTTATTCATGATATTTTCCTCCTTTGATTGTATCTACATGTTTCCACAAAAAGGTAGTTTTATTAATTCCTCATACGTCCTGTAGCTGTGAACGCACGTTGAATGCTTCATTATTCTTATGAAACTGTAACATGCATCGAAAAAAATAAAAAATACAATTATACACCGTAATTTGGAGCATACTAAAGAAAAAGCAAGTATGTTAGTTGTAAACTTTATACAACTTAAATTTTACAAAGTTTATACTTAAAATAACCTTTTAAAGGTAGGAAGGAATTTCACTATGAATGCAAAATTAATTGATTGGCCTACATTTATCGGTGCGTTAGTTGTCTTGTTATGTGTGACGATTCCACTAATGCTTTTTCCGGAGGCCGGAGCTGAAGTTATCAATATGGCGAACCGTTTTATGACTGGTAACTTTGGTGTACTCTACATGATCCTTGGTTTATTAGTTTTCCTTTTTCTGTTGTTTGTTGCGTTTAGCAAAAACGGCAAAATTAAACTCGGTGATAAGGGAGATGAGAAAGAATTTGGCGATCTCTCCTGGGCAGCCATGCTATTTGCCGCCGGTATTGGTTCAAGTATTCTGTATTGGGCAATGATCGAGTGGGCTTACTATTATCAAGGGCCGCCATTTGGTGAAACACCTGAATCAAATGAGGCCGTGCAGTGGGCAACTACTTATGGTATTTTTCATTGGGGGCCAATTGCCTGGGCCATTTATACGTTACCCGCACTACCCATTGCTTACTTCTATTATGTTCGGAAAAACCCGGTACTTAAAATTAGTAAAGCAGTACGACCTGTACTCGGTAAGTTAGCGGATGGCCCGCTTGGTGTCATTATTGATATCTTGTTCATATTTGGGTTAATGGGCGGGGCTGGAACGACCTTAGCGCTGGGAACACCCATGATCGCAGAAGGAATTAACGACTTGACAGGAATCCCGGTTACACTGGGCCTCCAAACCGTGATATTGCTTTTATGTACAATTATCTTTGCCATTAGCGCGTATTCGGGGTTAAAACGAGGAATTAAAGTGTTAAGTGATGTTAATTTATGGTTGGCCATTTTCATTCTTTTATTTATTTTTGTGTTTGGACCAAC
It encodes the following:
- a CDS encoding 3-keto-5-aminohexanoate cleavage protein — encoded protein: MNKNVIISCAVTGAGDTTEKSSHVPITPKEIADAAIKAARAGATIAHVHVRDPKTGKLSHDVNLFKEVVERIREADTDVIINITAGGGGDWVPSDVDPTAGGAGTDIQTPKERHEPVGLLLPEMCTLDCGSVNFGDQLYVSPSNWLREQASLIQESGVKPELECFDTGHIRFANQLAAEGLIDGDPLFQFCLGIPWGADADAETLSYMRTRIPENANWAAFGIGRMQMPMVAESVLQGGNARVGLEDNLYLKKGQLATNEQLVDKAVGIVQSLGSDIMSPADARTHLNLQNPNGKAN
- a CDS encoding BCCT family transporter, with protein sequence MNAKLIDWPTFIGALVVLLCVTIPLMLFPEAGAEVINMANRFMTGNFGVLYMILGLLVFLFLLFVAFSKNGKIKLGDKGDEKEFGDLSWAAMLFAAGIGSSILYWAMIEWAYYYQGPPFGETPESNEAVQWATTYGIFHWGPIAWAIYTLPALPIAYFYYVRKNPVLKISKAVRPVLGKLADGPLGVIIDILFIFGLMGGAGTTLALGTPMIAEGINDLTGIPVTLGLQTVILLLCTIIFAISAYSGLKRGIKVLSDVNLWLAIFILLFIFVFGPTVFISEATFSSFGILADNFFRMATWLEPFGDLAGFTDTEFPESWTVFYWAWWVVYAPFVGLFVARISRGRTIQQMIIGTMVYGTIGSVLFFGVMGNFGLYLQLSGEFDVIGHMNEFGAASAIIAIVSQLPMAGIMVALFTILAIIFLATTFDSSSFILAAVVQKEVQSEPMRWNRLFWAFTLCILPLVMMYIGGLETLQTASIVAGFPVIFIMFLLAWSFMKASSSDIKASKDYTSPTIYIDPSETVKQKRNQE